The Microlunatus soli genome contains the following window.
GTGGTCAGTTGTGGGGCGGGCGCTTCTCCGGAGGTGCCGCCGAGGCGATGTTCGCGTTGAGCAAGTCGACCCAGTTCGACTGGCGGCTGGCGCGCTACGACATCGCCGGATCGCGTGCCCACGCCGGCGCACTGCATCGAGCCGGCCTGCTCACCGACGACGAGCACGCCGAGATGATCACCGCGTTGGACCGACTCGAGGCCGCCGTCGTCGACGGCAGCTTCGGTCCGGCCGACACCGACGAGGACGTGCACGGTGCACTGGAACGGGGCCTGCTCGAATTCGCCGGTCCCGAGCTCGGTGGCCGACTCCGCGCCGGCCGGTCGCGCAACGATCAGATCGCCACCCTGCTGCGGATGTACCTGCGTGACACGCTCGGCGCGGTCGGTGCCGACGTGGCCGACCTGATCAAGGCACTGCACGCGCAGGCCACGACCTACCTCGGTGCGGCGATGCCCGGCCGGACCCATCTGCAGCATGCCCAGCCGGTGCTGCTGTCCCATCACCTGGCGGCCTACGCGTGGCCGCTGCTGCGGGATCTGTCCCGGCTGCGGGATCTGGACAAGCGGCTGGCCATCAGCCCGTACGGGTCCGCGGCACTGGCCGGCACCTCCCTCGGGCTGGATCCCGAGGCGACGGCCCGCGACCTCGGCTTCGCCGGCAGCGCGGCGAACTCGATGGACGCCACTGCCTCCCGTGATCTTGCCGCCGAGGCGGCGTACGTGCTCGCACAGATCGCCGTCGATCTGTCCCGGTTGAGTGAGGACGTCATCCTCTGGGCGACCCACGACTTCGGCTACGCCGAGCTCGACGACGCCTGGTCCACCGGGTCCTCGATCATGCCGCAGAAGAAGAATCCCGACGTCGCCGAGCTGGCTCGCGGCAAGGCCGGCCGGCTGATCGGCAATCTGTCCGGGCTGCTCGCCACCTTCAAGGGGCTGCCACTTGCCTACAACAGGGATCTGCAGGAGGACAAGGAGCCGCTCTTCGACTCCATCGATCAGCTGCTGGTGCTGATCCCGGCGGTGACCGGGATGGTCGGAACCCTCACGTTCGACACCGAGGCGATGGCGGCCCAGGCCTCCCAGGGCTTCTCGTTGGCCACCGACGTCGCCGACTGGCTGGTCCGGCAACGGGTTCCCTTCCGGGAGGCACACGAGATCTCCGGTGCCTGTGTCCGCTACTGCGAACAACGGGGGATGGAACTGTCCGACCTGACC
Protein-coding sequences here:
- the argH gene encoding argininosuccinate lyase, coding for MTGTASGQLWGGRFSGGAAEAMFALSKSTQFDWRLARYDIAGSRAHAGALHRAGLLTDDEHAEMITALDRLEAAVVDGSFGPADTDEDVHGALERGLLEFAGPELGGRLRAGRSRNDQIATLLRMYLRDTLGAVGADVADLIKALHAQATTYLGAAMPGRTHLQHAQPVLLSHHLAAYAWPLLRDLSRLRDLDKRLAISPYGSAALAGTSLGLDPEATARDLGFAGSAANSMDATASRDLAAEAAYVLAQIAVDLSRLSEDVILWATHDFGYAELDDAWSTGSSIMPQKKNPDVAELARGKAGRLIGNLSGLLATFKGLPLAYNRDLQEDKEPLFDSIDQLLVLIPAVTGMVGTLTFDTEAMAAQASQGFSLATDVADWLVRQRVPFREAHEISGACVRYCEQRGMELSDLTAEQLSSIDPRLTPQVRDVLTVQGSIDARNGRGGTATEQVRAQLAEITQQLAKLRR